One part of the Nostoc sp. PCC 7120 = FACHB-418 genome encodes these proteins:
- a CDS encoding J domain-containing protein, producing the protein MVDSKKDLNHYEILKVSPKASQAEIKQAYRRLVKLFHPDSNQDTADKEQIIRINAAYEILGDNQSRLNYDEELRDKSQKFKGDRLQRTASVQKEYQVKRKSGKDADEQVEEWLRLVYQPVNRLLCTILSSLEEQIEELAADPFDDELLDEFQEYLQTCKDDFKQAQTIFRSRPNPPSMARAAAHLYYSLNQVADGLEELAYFPLNYDDRYLHTGQELFRIATRLHYEAQASVSSH; encoded by the coding sequence ATGGTCGATTCTAAGAAAGATTTAAATCACTACGAAATTCTCAAGGTCAGCCCTAAAGCCAGCCAAGCGGAGATCAAGCAAGCTTATCGCCGCTTGGTAAAATTATTTCACCCAGATAGTAATCAGGACACGGCAGATAAAGAGCAGATTATCCGAATTAACGCAGCTTATGAAATCTTAGGCGACAATCAAAGTCGCCTCAATTATGATGAGGAACTGCGGGATAAATCTCAGAAATTCAAAGGCGATCGCCTACAGCGTACTGCATCAGTTCAAAAAGAATATCAGGTAAAACGTAAAAGCGGCAAAGATGCTGATGAACAGGTAGAAGAATGGCTACGCTTGGTATATCAACCAGTCAATCGTTTACTTTGTACTATTCTCAGTTCATTGGAAGAACAGATTGAGGAACTAGCTGCTGATCCCTTTGATGATGAACTATTAGACGAGTTTCAGGAATACTTACAAACTTGTAAAGACGACTTCAAGCAAGCCCAAACTATTTTTCGCTCCCGTCCCAACCCTCCTAGTATGGCGAGAGCCGCCGCACACCTTTACTACAGCCTCAATCAAGTAGCAGACGGACTAGAAGAATTGGCTTACTTTCCCTTAAACTATGACGATCGCTATTTACATACAGGTCAAGAATTATTCCGCATTGCTACAAGATTGCACTATGAAGCACAAGCATCTGTAAGTAGTCATTAG
- a CDS encoding 6-carboxytetrahydropterin synthase: protein MQCIVNRRAQFSASHRYWLPELSEAENIEKFGACSRFPGHGHNYVIFISLAGELDEYGMVLNLSDVKQVIKREVTSQLDFSYLNDVWAEFGQTLPTTENIARVIWQRLAPHLPLVRVQLFEHPELWADYQGNGMEAYLTISTHFSAAHRLAHPNLSQEDNTEIYGKCARPHGHGHNYHLEVTVKGEIDPRTGMIVDLGALNQAIEDYVVEPFDHTFLNKDIPYFAEVVPTAENIALYISNLLRSPIQELGAKLYKVKLIESPNNSCEIYSTDSESNTVNAAKPEPILARI from the coding sequence ATGCAATGTATTGTAAATCGCCGCGCTCAGTTTTCGGCTAGCCATCGCTATTGGTTGCCAGAACTGAGTGAAGCCGAGAATATTGAAAAATTTGGTGCTTGCTCTCGATTTCCTGGGCATGGACACAACTACGTCATATTTATCTCCCTGGCTGGAGAACTAGATGAATATGGCATGGTGTTGAACTTGTCTGATGTGAAACAAGTAATCAAGCGGGAAGTTACCAGCCAACTGGACTTTTCCTATCTCAACGATGTCTGGGCAGAATTTGGGCAGACTTTGCCGACGACAGAAAATATCGCACGGGTTATCTGGCAGCGACTAGCTCCTCACTTACCTTTAGTCCGCGTGCAGTTATTTGAACATCCTGAACTTTGGGCAGATTATCAAGGAAACGGAATGGAAGCTTACCTCACTATCAGCACTCACTTTAGCGCCGCCCATCGGCTGGCTCATCCCAATCTTAGCCAAGAAGACAACACAGAAATTTATGGTAAATGTGCGCGTCCCCACGGTCACGGACACAACTATCATTTAGAAGTGACAGTCAAAGGCGAGATTGATCCACGCACCGGTATGATTGTCGATTTAGGTGCTTTGAATCAGGCGATTGAAGATTATGTTGTGGAACCATTTGACCACACATTTTTGAATAAAGATATTCCTTACTTTGCTGAGGTTGTGCCAACGGCTGAGAATATCGCTCTATACATTAGTAACTTACTGCGATCGCCCATCCAAGAATTAGGAGCCAAACTTTACAAAGTTAAGCTGATAGAAAGTCCCAATAACTCCTGTGAAATATACAGCACAGATTCAGAATCGAACACTGTCAACGCAGCAAAACCAGAACCAATTTTAGCGCGGATCTAA
- a CDS encoding tellurite resistance TerB family protein: MTSYDQVFNSKKTIEESLSPEEAVAAIAVVTAIADSNIEEIDAESIAGILWEFEVFAEYSEDEIIETVDELIAIAEDEEVGALFNAASKALTDELVWDGFAAGVIILLDEEQLVVPQKKQAYLKKLQLALKLEEDEAQEIIQEVTAAFQDLENEDYLDEEDDILTVENYSDEVYESPLGNFTVPIPVDAEQGGKIQSQEGVVGFSDDFGTLLRIDYYPIPPEQLEELDSTEKQEYLRSIMVEKYVPQAILSNIPNAEIKHTEYQENETLGYYYALVDMPNGSTISQAENNGTITRLNAYRGLISFIKDDFLYIVSNQRSFFNGDTPTSIEEEAKNIKENILGFVETIEFT, from the coding sequence ATGACTAGTTATGATCAGGTCTTTAACTCAAAAAAGACGATAGAAGAATCACTCAGCCCGGAAGAAGCCGTTGCGGCGATCGCAGTCGTTACCGCCATTGCCGATTCTAATATTGAAGAGATAGATGCAGAAAGTATCGCCGGCATACTTTGGGAATTTGAGGTTTTCGCTGAATATTCAGAAGATGAAATTATTGAAACGGTTGATGAACTCATAGCCATTGCCGAAGATGAGGAAGTGGGGGCTTTATTTAATGCAGCGAGTAAGGCTCTTACCGATGAATTAGTTTGGGATGGTTTTGCAGCTGGGGTGATTATACTCCTAGACGAAGAACAACTAGTAGTTCCCCAAAAGAAACAGGCTTATCTGAAAAAGCTTCAGCTAGCATTAAAACTGGAAGAGGACGAAGCCCAAGAAATCATCCAAGAGGTAACAGCAGCCTTCCAAGATTTAGAAAATGAAGATTACTTAGATGAAGAAGACGATATTCTCACAGTAGAAAACTACTCTGATGAGGTATACGAATCACCCTTGGGTAACTTCACTGTACCCATTCCCGTTGATGCCGAACAAGGGGGAAAAATTCAAAGTCAAGAAGGTGTGGTTGGTTTCTCAGATGACTTCGGCACTTTATTAAGAATTGATTACTATCCCATACCTCCAGAGCAATTAGAGGAACTTGACTCTACAGAAAAACAAGAATATCTCCGCTCAATCATGGTTGAAAAGTATGTACCCCAGGCGATTTTGAGTAATATACCCAATGCGGAAATTAAGCATACAGAATATCAAGAAAACGAGACACTAGGCTATTATTATGCCCTGGTAGATATGCCTAATGGCTCAACAATTTCCCAAGCGGAAAACAACGGCACTATTACTAGATTGAACGCCTATCGAGGTTTGATTTCCTTTATTAAAGATGATTTTTTGTATATAGTTAGCAACCAGCGTAGCTTTTTCAATGGAGATACTCCTACTTCTATTGAAGAAGAAGCTAAGAACATTAAAGAAAACATTTTAGGGTTTGTAGAAACTATAGAGTTTACTTAG
- a CDS encoding NAD(P)/FAD-dependent oxidoreductase, producing MLPSKIVVVGGGAAGFFGAIACARVNPQAEVTLIEASRQTLAKVSVSGGGRCNVTHACFDANELVQYYPRGGKALRGAFARFQAQDTVDWFATQGVRLKTEADGRMFPITDSSETIVDCLMNAATATGVEILTGTAVASIKQSQGSQFEIFCRSGKIIKCDRLLLATGSSRVGYQIAQELGHHIESPVPSLFTFNISEAKLRALAGISVNPARLRLCADGASPLEQTGPLLITHWGLSGPAVLKLSAWGARLLHDKHYQATLLVNWLPDFSQEQVRQNILAIKNEWGKRAIALHRGVDLPHRLWQYIIARVGITTDERWAELSNKTLNLLVQELTQGQYLISGKGVFKEEFVTCGGVNLKEINFKTMESKIVPNLYFAGEILDIDGVTGGFNFQSAWTTGYLAGKAMGENSAD from the coding sequence TTGCTACCTTCAAAAATTGTAGTTGTTGGCGGCGGTGCCGCAGGATTCTTTGGTGCGATCGCTTGTGCTAGAGTCAACCCCCAAGCAGAAGTTACGTTAATTGAAGCCAGTCGTCAAACACTGGCGAAAGTGAGTGTTTCTGGCGGTGGGCGTTGTAATGTTACTCATGCTTGTTTTGATGCAAATGAGTTAGTGCAGTATTACCCCAGAGGTGGTAAAGCTTTGCGGGGAGCTTTCGCACGTTTTCAGGCTCAAGATACAGTAGATTGGTTTGCGACCCAAGGTGTGCGGTTGAAAACTGAAGCTGATGGGCGGATGTTTCCCATCACAGACAGTTCGGAAACGATTGTGGACTGTTTGATGAACGCAGCCACAGCCACAGGGGTGGAAATATTAACGGGAACGGCTGTTGCATCAATTAAACAGTCACAGGGGAGTCAGTTTGAGATTTTTTGCAGGTCGGGAAAGATCATCAAGTGCGATCGCCTATTATTAGCTACGGGTAGCAGTCGTGTGGGCTATCAAATAGCTCAAGAATTGGGACATCATATTGAATCGCCAGTCCCATCACTATTTACCTTTAATATTTCTGAAGCTAAGTTGCGGGCGTTAGCAGGTATTAGCGTTAACCCGGCGCGGTTGCGGTTATGTGCTGATGGTGCATCACCACTGGAACAAACTGGCCCATTGTTAATCACTCATTGGGGCTTAAGTGGCCCGGCTGTCCTCAAGCTTTCTGCTTGGGGTGCAAGATTGCTACACGACAAACATTATCAAGCAACCTTATTAGTTAATTGGTTGCCAGATTTTTCTCAAGAACAAGTACGGCAAAATATCCTGGCCATAAAAAATGAATGGGGAAAGCGAGCGATCGCTTTACATCGTGGTGTTGATTTACCGCACCGTCTTTGGCAATATATCATTGCTCGTGTCGGCATCACTACAGATGAACGCTGGGCAGAGTTATCCAATAAAACCCTAAATCTGCTAGTTCAAGAACTCACTCAAGGGCAATACCTAATTAGTGGTAAAGGAGTCTTTAAAGAAGAATTTGTCACCTGTGGTGGTGTGAATCTAAAGGAAATTAATTTCAAAACAATGGAAAGTAAAATTGTGCCAAATCTCTACTTTGCTGGAGAGATTTTGGATATTGACGGTGTTACTGGTGGATTTAATTTTCAAAGTGCTTGGACAACAGGTTACTTGGCAGGAAAGGCTATGGGCGAAAATAGTGCTGATTAG
- the rd gene encoding rubredoxin, whose translation MVTHVCTVCGYEYDPEVGDPDGGIAAATSFEEIPEDWVCPVCGATKDLFEPADL comes from the coding sequence ATGGTAACTCATGTATGTACTGTTTGCGGCTATGAGTATGATCCAGAAGTTGGTGATCCAGATGGCGGTATAGCTGCGGCTACGTCCTTTGAGGAGATCCCGGAAGACTGGGTGTGTCCGGTTTGCGGTGCGACAAAAGATTTATTTGAACCAGCAGATTTGTAA
- a CDS encoding aromatic ring-hydroxylating oxygenase subunit alpha — MDANSPHIKATHKPKIFNNSERFIEGWYWVIPSNNLGINEVKSITLLGRKLVIYRGQDQQVAICDAYCPHMGAHLGEGTVEGNELRCAFHHWKFNTDGICVEIPCLDEPLSLKLKTWPTVEKYGIIWIWTGEIPRESVPFVPELEFQDYEAVLGSSFVINCHPHLMMLNTIDTQYFQGVQVLDIGFEKQELNQNAIIFSKYKRQHHDLPFKKVFRPLYKNPIYSICYWYGSTFTLTVGTDLRRCYLMLALRLIPGEQVEVQTIFFTKQRKGLFGWLFNRLMLWLSNSLVQELISDERNILQTIQFNLKNPIKVDQSIMQLINHVELQKPLMWKTWLLARSPETEVKETQTKWRDELTND; from the coding sequence ATGGATGCAAACTCTCCGCATATCAAGGCTACTCATAAACCGAAAATTTTTAATAATTCAGAACGTTTTATTGAGGGATGGTATTGGGTAATACCATCTAATAATTTAGGAATAAATGAAGTTAAATCTATCACTCTCTTAGGTAGAAAACTAGTAATTTATCGCGGTCAAGATCAACAAGTAGCTATTTGTGATGCCTACTGTCCACACATGGGCGCTCACTTGGGTGAAGGTACTGTTGAAGGTAATGAATTACGCTGTGCTTTCCATCACTGGAAATTTAATACTGATGGAATATGTGTGGAGATTCCATGTTTAGATGAACCTCTTTCCCTCAAGTTAAAAACTTGGCCGACGGTGGAGAAGTACGGGATAATTTGGATTTGGACTGGAGAAATACCACGAGAATCTGTACCATTCGTTCCAGAGTTAGAGTTTCAGGACTATGAAGCTGTTCTCGGTTCTAGTTTTGTGATAAATTGCCATCCTCATCTCATGATGTTGAATACTATTGATACTCAATATTTTCAAGGAGTCCAGGTTTTAGATATTGGCTTTGAAAAACAGGAATTAAATCAAAATGCCATTATTTTTAGTAAATATAAACGACAACACCATGATTTGCCCTTTAAAAAAGTCTTTCGTCCTCTATACAAAAATCCTATTTATAGTATTTGCTATTGGTATGGCAGTACATTCACTTTAACCGTAGGAACAGACTTACGTCGTTGCTATCTTATGTTGGCTTTGCGGTTAATCCCAGGGGAACAGGTAGAAGTACAAACTATATTTTTTACCAAGCAACGTAAAGGTCTATTTGGTTGGTTGTTTAATCGTTTGATGTTATGGCTGAGTAATTCTCTGGTGCAGGAATTAATCAGTGATGAGAGAAATATTTTGCAGACTATACAGTTTAATTTAAAAAATCCCATCAAAGTAGATCAATCGATTATGCAGTTAATCAATCATGTGGAACTGCAAAAACCTTTGATGTGGAAGACTTGGCTGTTGGCGCGATCGCCTGAGACAGAGGTGAAGGAAACTCAAACGAAATGGCGAGATGAATTGACTAACGATTAA
- a CDS encoding WD40 repeat domain-containing protein, producing MEPGLRLLIQLVLEFAPVFVNILHKRSEESLTTARYQVPNLIQGFIETINNINDIDNSNKSLEQEKLWQQQLVAYQRETQAQIANQQRDTALKLPEVNKILDSWPLRLYPSQILESHHSYERKPLKVFIAPPKIHFDKFDNHVETYSEIELMLAEGLREFINENYSLHSPTRPIEFLAGAWDSKRFHSESSIKALFGMLKTEPILILESENDGDYLNFRIAYWGLTQGTYYYKTISRLPYKEIIQNSAKNRALEWKKVRDELLEIGVDVEEINEFGKDNVFNLAILEKAEKWQAQGIDISKLSLQYRVSQQDIEQLCQVLITCHCLVAAWVADIYHLGNHDIPPLLPELLPSLLKNAIDVQSLQAIASSYKQVYEALEKERLYWIPELSMQLAQSLSHLPDTSWAQAEVDYSINTWLELRQVSLQQFTSPLEAMQSVVKIEDEEYIQKLREYFTVIGDRHNLQFVEKLLEAIATLKYKRSLEYPYLTKTITGHSGKVKSVAISPDGEVIVSGCTDQTVNIWNLQTGKLIRTLTGNLGEVSSVAISPDGNFLAVGSGVHPRSNVKVWHLKTGKLLHTLLGHQKPVNVVVISPDGQILASGSNKIKIWNLQKGDGVPPTVGDRICTLWHSSAVHAIAISPDSTILASGSSDNKIRLWNPRTGDPLRTLNSHDNEVKAIAISRDGQFLFSGSADTTIKIWHLITGQILHTLTGHSGDIKSLTTSPNGQFLFSGSADTTIKIWRISTGELLHTLTGHSASVNSVAISPGGNLLASGSADQTIKIWQIDKI from the coding sequence ATGGAACCAGGGTTAAGATTACTAATTCAACTAGTACTAGAGTTTGCTCCTGTGTTTGTCAATATCCTCCACAAAAGGAGCGAGGAAAGCCTAACCACAGCTAGATACCAAGTTCCCAACTTAATTCAAGGATTTATCGAAACTATCAATAATATCAATGACATTGATAATTCAAATAAGAGCCTTGAACAAGAAAAACTTTGGCAGCAGCAATTGGTGGCTTATCAACGGGAAACACAAGCCCAAATTGCCAACCAACAGAGAGATACAGCGTTAAAGTTACCAGAAGTTAATAAAATCCTTGATAGCTGGCCTTTAAGGTTATATCCATCACAAATTTTAGAATCACATCATAGCTACGAGCGTAAACCTCTAAAAGTTTTTATTGCGCCTCCGAAGATCCATTTTGATAAATTTGATAACCACGTAGAGACTTATTCCGAAATTGAGCTAATGCTAGCGGAGGGTTTACGAGAGTTTATCAACGAAAATTACTCTCTCCACAGCCCCACAAGACCGATAGAATTTTTAGCAGGAGCCTGGGATAGTAAAAGATTTCATAGTGAATCAAGTATCAAAGCTTTGTTTGGGATGTTAAAAACAGAGCCAATATTAATTTTAGAGTCAGAAAATGATGGAGATTATTTAAATTTTCGTATTGCCTATTGGGGTTTGACTCAAGGAACATACTATTACAAAACAATTTCTCGCTTACCTTATAAAGAAATTATTCAGAATTCTGCAAAGAATCGGGCTTTAGAGTGGAAGAAAGTTAGAGATGAACTGCTAGAAATAGGCGTAGATGTAGAGGAAATTAATGAATTCGGAAAAGATAACGTTTTTAATTTAGCAATTTTAGAGAAAGCAGAAAAATGGCAAGCACAGGGTATTGATATTAGTAAATTATCTTTACAGTATCGCGTCAGTCAGCAAGATATTGAACAACTTTGCCAAGTTTTAATCACTTGTCATTGTTTGGTTGCGGCTTGGGTAGCAGATATTTATCATCTGGGGAATCATGATATCCCTCCACTACTACCAGAGTTACTACCAAGTTTGCTCAAAAATGCGATTGATGTACAATCACTGCAAGCAATAGCCTCAAGTTACAAACAAGTTTACGAAGCTCTAGAAAAAGAAAGACTTTATTGGATACCAGAATTGTCCATGCAGTTAGCTCAGAGTTTATCCCATTTACCGGATACTTCTTGGGCGCAAGCAGAGGTTGACTACTCCATAAACACATGGTTAGAACTGCGTCAAGTTTCATTACAGCAATTCACTAGTCCCTTGGAAGCGATGCAGTCAGTCGTCAAGATAGAAGACGAAGAATATATCCAAAAGCTCAGGGAATATTTCACAGTCATAGGCGATCGCCATAATCTACAATTTGTAGAGAAACTGCTAGAAGCGATCGCTACCCTCAAATACAAACGCAGCCTAGAATACCCATACCTGACCAAAACAATCACAGGACATTCAGGTAAGGTCAAATCTGTAGCTATTAGCCCCGATGGCGAAGTTATAGTTAGTGGCTGTACAGATCAAACAGTTAATATCTGGAATTTGCAAACTGGTAAACTCATCCGCACTCTAACAGGTAATTTAGGCGAAGTTTCCTCCGTAGCCATCAGTCCTGACGGTAATTTTCTCGCCGTGGGTAGTGGTGTACATCCCAGAAGTAACGTCAAAGTCTGGCATTTAAAAACAGGTAAACTGCTGCATACCCTCTTAGGACATCAAAAACCTGTAAATGTAGTAGTTATCAGCCCAGACGGGCAAATTTTAGCTAGTGGTAGTAATAAAATTAAAATCTGGAATCTGCAAAAAGGTGATGGCGTTCCGCCCACCGTAGGCGATCGCATTTGCACCCTTTGGCATTCCTCAGCCGTTCACGCCATAGCCATTAGCCCTGATAGTACCATCCTCGCCAGTGGTAGTTCTGATAATAAAATCAGGCTGTGGAACCCCCGTACAGGCGACCCTTTACGCACCCTCAACAGTCATGATAACGAAGTAAAAGCGATCGCCATCAGTCGAGACGGACAATTTTTATTTAGCGGTAGCGCCGACACCACCATCAAAATTTGGCATTTAATTACAGGTCAAATTCTCCATACCCTCACAGGACACTCAGGCGATATTAAATCCCTCACAACCAGTCCTAATGGACAATTTTTATTTAGCGGTAGCGCCGACACCACCATCAAAATTTGGCGCATTTCCACAGGCGAACTACTACACACCCTCACCGGACATTCAGCATCAGTCAATTCTGTAGCCATCAGTCCCGGTGGTAACCTCCTCGCCAGTGGTAGCGCTGATCAAACCATCAAAATTTGGCAGATAGATAAAATCTAA
- a CDS encoding DUF433 domain-containing protein, which produces MLKYSSIISTSPEIMGGTPVFTGTRVPVQTLLDYLKAGESIDDFLDGFPTVNREQVIAFLEETGKQILDAVA; this is translated from the coding sequence ATGCTTAAATACTCCTCAATCATCAGCACATCCCCAGAAATCATGGGTGGAACACCTGTCTTTACTGGTACTAGAGTTCCCGTACAAACACTTTTGGACTATCTCAAAGCCGGAGAATCTATTGACGATTTTTTAGATGGATTTCCAACTGTAAATAGGGAGCAAGTTATTGCATTTTTAGAAGAGACAGGCAAACAAATTCTTGACGCGGTAGCATAG
- a CDS encoding type II toxin-antitoxin system RelE family toxin: MIYQIEITTRAAKQLKKLSEDIKLKIEEKIQELSNNPRSNDVVKLEGEEDTYRIRVGNYRILYEIKDDLLIVKVVKISHRRDVYRRK, translated from the coding sequence ATGATTTATCAAATAGAAATTACAACTAGGGCAGCTAAACAATTAAAAAAGCTATCTGAAGATATTAAACTTAAAATTGAGGAAAAAATTCAAGAGTTATCAAACAATCCTCGCTCTAATGATGTAGTTAAGTTAGAGGGTGAAGAAGATACTTATCGTATTCGTGTAGGTAATTATCGTATCTTATACGAGATTAAAGATGATTTACTAATAGTTAAAGTTGTTAAAATTAGTCATCGTAGAGATGTTTATCGCCGTAAATAG
- the fba gene encoding class II fructose-bisphosphate aldolase (catalyzes the reversible aldol condensation of dihydroxyacetonephosphate and glyceraldehyde 3-phosphate in the Calvin cycle, glycolysis, and/or gluconeogenesis), with amino-acid sequence MALVPLRLLLDHAAENGYGIPAFNVNNLEQIQAILKAAAETDSPVILQASRGARNYAGENFLRHLILAAVETYPEIPIVMHQDHGNAPSTCYSAIKNNFTSVMMDGSLEADAKTPASFEYNVNVTREVVNVAHALGVSVEGELGCLGSLETGAGEAEDGHGFEGTLDHSQLLTDPDEAVNFVEATQVDALAVAIGTSHGAYKFTRKPTGEILAISRIEEIHRRLPNTHLVMHGSSSVPEDLIALINEYGGAIPETYGVPVEEIQKGIKSGVRKVNIDTDNRLAITAAVREALAKNPKEFDPRHFLKPSITYMQKVCAERYVQFGTAGNASKIKQVSLETFAAKYAKGELNAISKAAAKV; translated from the coding sequence ATGGCGCTTGTACCATTGCGGCTGCTTTTGGATCACGCGGCTGAAAACGGTTACGGCATCCCAGCTTTCAACGTTAACAATTTGGAGCAGATTCAGGCAATCCTGAAGGCTGCTGCCGAGACAGATAGCCCCGTAATTTTGCAAGCTTCTCGTGGCGCTCGTAATTATGCAGGTGAAAACTTCCTCCGCCACCTGATTTTGGCTGCGGTAGAAACCTATCCTGAGATTCCCATCGTCATGCACCAGGATCATGGTAATGCTCCTTCTACCTGCTACTCAGCAATCAAGAACAACTTCACCAGCGTCATGATGGATGGTTCTTTAGAAGCTGATGCTAAAACCCCTGCTAGCTTCGAGTACAACGTCAATGTTACCCGCGAAGTTGTAAATGTAGCTCATGCTTTGGGCGTAAGTGTAGAAGGTGAACTCGGTTGTTTGGGTTCTCTGGAAACCGGTGCGGGTGAAGCTGAAGACGGACACGGTTTTGAAGGTACTCTTGACCATTCCCAACTGTTAACTGACCCCGATGAAGCTGTTAACTTCGTAGAAGCAACCCAAGTAGATGCTTTGGCTGTAGCTATCGGTACCAGCCACGGTGCTTACAAGTTTACCCGCAAACCCACCGGCGAAATTTTGGCTATCAGCCGCATTGAAGAAATTCACCGCCGTCTACCTAACACCCACTTGGTAATGCACGGTTCTTCTTCCGTACCTGAAGATTTAATCGCTTTGATTAACGAGTACGGTGGTGCTATTCCTGAAACCTACGGTGTACCTGTAGAAGAAATCCAAAAAGGTATCAAGAGTGGTGTTCGCAAAGTGAACATCGACACCGACAACCGCCTGGCTATCACTGCGGCTGTGCGCGAAGCTTTAGCAAAAAATCCCAAGGAGTTTGACCCCCGTCACTTCCTCAAGCCTTCTATTACATATATGCAGAAGGTTTGTGCAGAACGCTATGTACAATTCGGTACTGCTGGCAATGCTAGCAAGATTAAGCAAGTTTCTCTAGAAACTTTTGCTGCTAAGTATGCTAAAGGCGAATTGAACGCTATCAGCAAGGCTGCTGCTAAGGTTTAA
- a CDS encoding helix-turn-helix domain-containing protein, which produces MNIELFIQRAEALHKQLADLYQTASVLPWIPPDLLPQAFKELYSNSKLVQLAAEELYHQNEELIQTRSLLEAERQHYHDLFEFAPDGYLVTNAEGIIQEANLTATKLFNAPKHILVDRSVINFIRLEERESFHCELNQLFQTDKAKKLIVRLHQFHGESFDALLTISVVRSQNGKIKSLHWLLSHINENQQQSLGLVNHENYLSQNRPVYVYAKGENIPLNPLVIWYVRQGLVKLSTFCETGEEVLTGLAKTHMVFGSSMTKLPIYQATALADVELVSINFAEIAVSQMLSHILLPKINQQLQQKESFLVITGRRKIEDRLYHLLQFLKQEIGEPVGEKTRLSVRFTHEDIASACCTTRVTITRLMGKLQQQGLISFDSKKHMIINKRLEDRE; this is translated from the coding sequence GTGAACATAGAATTATTTATCCAACGGGCAGAAGCATTACATAAACAACTAGCAGATTTGTACCAAACTGCTAGCGTTTTGCCTTGGATTCCGCCAGATTTACTACCACAGGCTTTTAAAGAGCTTTACAGTAACTCCAAGCTAGTACAACTGGCAGCCGAAGAACTTTATCATCAAAACGAGGAACTTATACAAACACGCAGTTTATTGGAAGCAGAACGCCAACACTACCATGATTTGTTTGAGTTTGCACCAGATGGGTATTTAGTAACTAATGCTGAGGGAATTATTCAAGAAGCTAACCTGACTGCGACAAAGTTATTCAATGCACCAAAACATATCCTAGTAGATAGGTCAGTAATTAATTTTATTCGCCTCGAAGAACGGGAAAGCTTTCACTGTGAACTCAATCAATTATTCCAGACAGATAAGGCTAAAAAGTTAATAGTGCGCTTACACCAATTTCATGGTGAATCTTTTGATGCGCTTCTAACAATATCTGTAGTCCGGAGCCAAAATGGTAAAATAAAATCCCTGCACTGGTTGTTAAGTCACATTAATGAAAACCAACAGCAAAGTTTAGGCTTAGTCAATCATGAAAATTATCTCAGTCAAAACCGTCCAGTATACGTATATGCTAAAGGAGAGAATATCCCCCTTAATCCTTTAGTTATTTGGTATGTTCGCCAAGGTTTAGTCAAGCTGAGTACTTTTTGTGAAACAGGTGAAGAAGTATTAACGGGTTTGGCAAAAACACACATGGTATTTGGTTCTAGTATGACTAAGTTACCTATCTATCAAGCTACGGCTCTTGCTGATGTGGAATTAGTATCAATAAATTTTGCAGAAATAGCTGTTTCCCAGATGCTGAGTCATATCTTGCTACCAAAAATAAATCAGCAATTACAGCAGAAAGAATCTTTTTTAGTTATTACTGGAAGACGAAAAATAGAAGATCGTCTCTATCATTTATTACAGTTTTTAAAACAAGAAATCGGTGAACCTGTAGGAGAAAAGACTCGCTTAAGTGTACGTTTTACTCATGAGGATATTGCCAGTGCTTGTTGTACTACTAGAGTGACAATTACACGATTGATGGGTAAGTTACAACAACAAGGTTTGATTAGTTTCGACTCGAAGAAACATATGATTATTAATAAGAGGCTAGAGGATAGGGAATAA